In Hermetia illucens chromosome 1, iHerIll2.2.curated.20191125, whole genome shotgun sequence, one genomic interval encodes:
- the LOC119661137 gene encoding uncharacterized protein LOC119661137: MARHFILCIGYLLASMVYVLAQNECSKIPPELEKASKDCCQPPKLKEGNAQNKCAKIDNIFCLLECVFNETQIIQNGQVNTANLKARFDVELQPDPEYIPIAMNAVQTCYTFVTQKMKNKDEKVGGCSVLPSLVSECTDTQIFVNCPANKWKSNQLCDSAKAYLKKCPVLNFPMNN; this comes from the exons ATGGCTCGACATTTTATTCTGTGCATTGGATACCTCCTGGCATCAATG GTGTATGTTCTCGCTCAGAACGAGTGTTCTAAGATTCCGCCAGAGTTAGAAAAG gCATCTAAAGACTGTTGTCAACCCCCCAAGCTCAAGGAAGGGAATGCCCAAAACAAATGTGCAAAAATCGACAATATTTTT TGCCTATTGGAGTGCGTGTTCAATGAGAcccaaattattcaaaatggacAGGTGAACACAGCCAATTTGAAAGCTCGTTTTGATGTCGAATTACAACCTGACCCCGAATACATTCCGATTGCAATGAATGCTGTTCAGACGTGTTATACATTTG TaacacaaaaaatgaaaaacaaagatGAAAAAGTTGGTGGATGTAGTGTTTTGCCGTCTCTAGTGTCTGAATGTACGGATACGCAAATATTTGTCAATTGTCCAGCCAATAAGTGGAAAAGTAATCAATTGTGCGATTCAGCTAAGGCTTACCTGAAGAAATGTCCCGTTTTAAATTTTCCCATGAACAATTAA